The following are from one region of the Methanomassiliicoccales archaeon genome:
- a CDS encoding 30S ribosomal protein S3ae, protein MAATSTKKVVTKAASRKVKDRWKAKEWYKVYAPRMFNQVQLGETPSADPSSLTGRIIEATVHDLTGDFSKMHVKLKFKITEINGFDAHTVLIGQDLTSDYIRRLTRRKRTKTDHVIDITTKDGYIVRVKPMSITEKRIQASQETAVRTLMTKELQTSGAEMTISDIIRSVISGEMAKRLSNVSKVVVPIKRIEIRKTEVIQMGSAPQDVPVFAAPEPEPEAAVEVTEEVSEAAPEAPAEEEIAPAEKADE, encoded by the coding sequence ATGGCTGCAACATCTACAAAGAAGGTCGTTACAAAGGCCGCCTCACGTAAGGTGAAAGACCGGTGGAAGGCGAAGGAGTGGTACAAGGTATACGCTCCACGTATGTTCAACCAGGTCCAGCTGGGTGAGACCCCATCGGCGGACCCGTCTAGCCTGACCGGAAGGATCATCGAGGCCACCGTTCACGACCTGACCGGCGACTTCTCCAAGATGCACGTCAAGCTGAAGTTCAAGATCACCGAGATCAATGGGTTCGATGCGCACACCGTGCTCATCGGTCAGGATCTCACCAGCGATTACATCAGGCGCCTCACCCGGAGGAAGCGCACCAAGACCGACCACGTCATCGACATCACCACCAAGGACGGATACATCGTCCGGGTGAAGCCGATGAGCATCACCGAGAAGAGGATCCAGGCATCACAGGAGACCGCCGTCAGGACGCTCATGACCAAAGAGCTCCAGACCTCCGGCGCAGAAATGACCATCTCCGACATCATCAGGAGCGTCATCTCCGGAGAAATGGCCAAGAGGCTCTCCAACGTCAGCAAGGTCGTCGTACCGATCAAGAGGATCGAGATCCGCAAGACCGAGGTCATCCAGATGGGCAGCGCTCCGCAGGATGTTCCAGTCTTCGCGGCGCCGGAACCCGAGCCGGAAGCAGCGGTAGAGGTTACGGAAGAGGTCTCTGAGGCAGCGCCCGAGGCGCCCGCCGAGGAAGAGATCGCTCCGGCCGAGAAGGCCGACGAGTAA
- a CDS encoding DUF749 family protein, which yields MHTAHLIGVYTLRDMPEELTGFVNFQAKLEKHELRMDERIALLVIVGTSSYVPVFVETVSDLTAVQKRLLDQDAEMDNVTRESLKRVLAEIRERSGA from the coding sequence TTGCACACAGCCCATCTCATAGGCGTCTACACGCTGCGGGACATGCCCGAAGAGCTGACCGGGTTCGTGAACTTCCAGGCAAAGCTTGAGAAGCATGAGCTCCGGATGGACGAGCGCATCGCCCTGCTGGTGATCGTCGGCACGTCGTCGTATGTGCCGGTGTTCGTGGAGACCGTCAGCGACCTGACCGCGGTCCAGAAGAGGCTACTGGATCAGGACGCCGAGATGGACAACGTGACCAGGGAATCGCTCAAAAGGGTGCTGGCCGAGATCCGGGAACGTTCCGGGGCGTAA
- the hdrB gene encoding CoB--CoM heterodisulfide reductase subunit B, whose translation MSGKFGFFLGCVAPLRYPGIEKATREVFKALNYELVELEGAGCCPAPGVIKSFDEPTWLALAARNLAIAEKKGVDIMTICNGCYGSLFDANHVLHEHPEKLKEVNEILKDIGLHYSGKTKVRHFAEVLHNEVGMERIQAAVKNKLDLNVAAHYGCHFIRPSKIKHLDDPERPVLLDELIEWTGAHSLPYKDKNMCCGAGGGVRSRNSSLALEFTAEKLKNIKAAGGMYIIDVCPFCHLQFDRSQKDVKGYDIPVIHLAQLYGLAFGLPRSDLGLEAHEVKVNL comes from the coding sequence ATGTCTGGAAAGTTCGGATTCTTCCTCGGCTGCGTTGCGCCGCTGAGATACCCCGGTATCGAGAAGGCCACCCGTGAGGTCTTCAAGGCCTTGAACTATGAGCTGGTCGAGCTGGAGGGTGCTGGATGCTGCCCCGCGCCCGGTGTGATCAAGTCCTTCGATGAGCCCACATGGTTGGCTCTCGCTGCCCGCAACTTGGCGATCGCCGAGAAGAAGGGCGTCGACATCATGACCATCTGCAACGGATGCTACGGTTCGCTATTCGACGCGAACCATGTTCTTCACGAGCACCCGGAGAAGCTGAAAGAGGTCAATGAGATCCTGAAGGATATCGGCCTGCACTACAGCGGCAAGACCAAGGTCAGGCACTTCGCCGAAGTACTGCACAACGAGGTCGGCATGGAGAGGATCCAGGCCGCCGTCAAGAACAAGCTGGACCTGAACGTCGCGGCCCACTACGGCTGCCACTTCATCCGGCCCTCGAAGATCAAGCACCTGGACGACCCGGAGAGACCCGTCCTGCTGGACGAGCTGATCGAGTGGACCGGCGCTCACAGCCTCCCGTACAAGGACAAGAACATGTGCTGCGGAGCTGGCGGCGGCGTCAGGAGCAGGAACAGCAGCCTGGCGCTCGAGTTCACGGCCGAGAAGCTGAAGAACATCAAGGCGGCCGGCGGCATGTACATCATCGATGTCTGCCCGTTCTGCCACCTGCAGTTCGACAGGTCCCAGAAGGATGTCAAGGGATACGACATCCCGGTCATCCACCTGGCGCAGCTCTATGGTCTCGCCTTCGGTCTGCCCAGGTCCGACCTGGGCCTCGAGGCGCACGAAGTCAAGGTAAACCTGTGA